Proteins encoded together in one Juglans regia cultivar Chandler chromosome 9, Walnut 2.0, whole genome shotgun sequence window:
- the LOC108994326 gene encoding uncharacterized protein LOC108994326 isoform X1, translating to MLRRDTPMDYDDNEFQSQNLHLAGEGSTKFPPVLQPYALPKFDFDDSLQGHLRFDSLVETEVFLGIESNEDNQWIEDFSRGSSGIEFNSSATESCTIARRNNVWSEATSSESVEMLLKSVGQEEIILTQTFVKESNACDELGCLIKQMEPNPVLDNNICRTGDITNLQSTLLQNENPENSSGLKGDALEEQPHVEDTSLSHEVAFSVGGTSGELDPNAINRSDVDTLAEEYLNDKTCKDSSDSVMQVGSIVAYTEDVIASGSEVKNEDLLHRFDDLSNMNSNGVETGNDGTGEEFHPLSREAEIADQNLNGDAVDSSTSHSESHLGLTSKLESVEEGNATGNRTSNVAEPSSMVDNSDSDLHVAERCLEDVGIRIPDEAMKHDLVLVKDTDVSDPSKVNTQEVPPLTIKDDTNHEVYAVQVRNFKGLLTHGQESSGEKDDLLESGCQLDTEVLATKSEELLFSMENHKVSNVEGDPNNNSLEGGTSSVALVCSSPELHKETHETESLKEIDNGFGVSREDLIAEDHVLSSTGNESSQTCGEEKIHGKSGVPEGDIDVSVCANGSTKLPSNFSSVVGGSLSIDKGVGSSFFCEGSAGNEPIMSKLQFDANVGNESASNAILENAKVASSDTMSGVLLPSDNGMTADGVIDCREVQMTASVVGYTHSDKKEPLATKISTDASISILMESSEVENELGPVSETEKDASYDSAGKVSQETVDGSLPMAETCNAESQSEAQMVVTGGVNQECPRRMEVHAVIHDISTKVGDFENTPSKVSGDVYKVHEGSLSSALLPESQNDLCALESVSASANVVKHTGSPNITRTTEQSQRENENEQEKASKEEGINGPTDQNAPVSEVIDVDASNILPISGDSKRNDTFEQEQNFTFEISSLADLSRKDTAKNSQPFPFIRAGKVTPIVEGSPTSGLVPMEAKISQEISHGSPQVSEGQITRGGKSSGERKTRRRSGKEIGKETAKKGNHVKETTPARQSERGDKSTNVSLSPSAIFQFVQSSEMQHYGHVEGSNTKPIFLLTASTSNLPDLNTSASPSTMFQQPFTDLQQVQLRAQIFVYGALIQGTVPEEAHMISAFGGPDGGKSIWENAWRACAEKLHIHKSQPITPETPLQLRPGVRALEQAIKQNAFQSKGISSPLGRTSSKGIPTVVNSMVALSSPLWSIPTPCDALQSSVMPRGSIMDYQQTLSPLHPYQTPPVRNFVGHNTSWIPQVPFHGPWMASPQTSAPDATTHISVLPNAEIIKSTPIRESFMPHTSAIKHVSAGPMVQSGVPTSAPLLDPKEVIVSPRQNSTDPKSRRRKKTPVSADPGQFVLQSQSQPKPVSSPAVISHLSTSVSVTTPTCFASKATSEKFIISEPPLSSTDILKRAGQDVERPLEQRAALSEETLRKVKEARLQAEDAAALSADAVNHSHRIWSQMEKQKTSGLVADVEAKLSSAAVAIAAAAAVAKAAAAAANVASNAALQAQLMAEEALVSNGNDDPSQCNGASLPDSVDILGKATPASILTGENGTNSSGSIITVAKEAVRKRADSASAAAKRAENMDAIVKAAELAAEAISQAGKIVAMGDSFPLSELLEAGPGGYWKVSRDSSELVLKASNMNREQLNSDSVRGGPDTSTKHSKEGRLDKKVAQSTTTLEKSPITTEMPKGSMEDHMRLADGFSGIVTANEKDSRGQKGRRAFDLAKTIGVVPESEIGSRPSITVRNEYEKAAENFKLSCIKEGSLVEVLKSTDGFKAAWFTANVLNLDDGKAYVSYTELQTDNGEGQLKEYVALQGEGDKPPRIRTARPVTALRYEGTRKRRRAAMGDYNWSVGDRVDALIEDSWREGVVTEKNKKDETTLTVHFPAHGETSVVRAWHLRPSLIWKDGEWVEWSNLRENVCTSREGDTPKEKRLKLGSPVTEAKGKDKVFKSRDVVESGKLEASRLLDLSATDKIFNIGKNSRNENKPDAIRTLRSGLQKERSRVIFGVPKPGKKRKFMEVSKHYVADQSNKITEANDSVKFQKYTMPRGSGSRGWKNSSKNDLKEKQRAETKSRALKSGKAQSLSGRIIPAKDNLLSAVSAPDDATLADLSAKDKDSASHAENASGKNNKLEIGSLSSAEGTTEGPLLFSSLAPSSDGSSRKVSTSNAKSVRVNKGKIAPAGGKLARIEEDKIFNGNPAKSASEVVEPRRSNRRIQPTSRLLEGLQSSLTISKIPSVSHDKGHKSLIRTASRGSNHG from the exons ATGCTCAGAAG GGATACACCCATGGATTATGATGACAATGAGTTCCAAAGCCAGAATCTTCATTTAGCTGGTGAAGGAAGCACCAAATTTCCTCCGGTTTTACAGCCATATGCTCTTCCCAAGTTTGATTTTGATGACAGTCTTCAGGGACATTTAAGGTTTGATAGTCTGGTTGAAACAGAGGTTTTTCTTGGTATAGAAAGTAACGAAGATAACCAGTGGATTGAAGATTTCTCTCGGGGGAGTAGTGGGATAGAGTTTAATTCTAGTGCAACAGAGTCTTGTACTATAGCAAGGCGTAACAATGTTTGGTCTGAGGCCACTTCTTCTGAATCTGTTGAGATGCTATTAAAATCTGTTGGTCAGGAAGAAATTATTCTCACACAAACTTTTGTTAAGGAGTCAAATGCATGTGATGAACTGGGCTGCTTAATAAAGCAAATGGAGCCTAATCCTGTTCTTGACAATAACATTTGCAGAACAGGGGATATTACTAATTTACAGTCTACTTTACTGCAGAATGAGAATCCTGAAAACTCTTCTGGGTTGAAGGGGGATGCACTAGAAGAGCAGCCCCATGTTGAAGATACTTCACTATCTCATGAAGTTGCATTTTCTGTGGGTGGAACATCAGGTGAACTGGATCCAAATGCTATAAATAGAAGTGACGTTGATACTTTGGCTGAGGAATATCTGAATGATAAAACATGTAAAGATTCTTCTGATTCAGTGATGCAAGTTGGTAGTATTGTTGCATATACAGAAGATGTTATTGCAAGTGGCAGTGAGGTGAAAAATGAAGATTTACTGCATCGGTTCGATGATCTTAGCAATATGAATTCAAATGGAGTTGAAACAGGAAATGATGGGACAGGGGAGGAATTTCATCCTTTAAGCAGAGAGGCTGAAATAGCTGATCAAAATTTGAATGGAGATGCAGTTGACAGTAGTACCTCCCATTCAGAAAGCCATCTTGGCTTGACCTCAAAGTTAGAATCTGTGGAAGAAGGAAATGCAACTGGAAATCGAACCAGTAATGTGGCTGAGCCTTCTAGTATGGTAGACAACAGTGATTCTGACTTGCATGTTGCGGAAAGATGCTTAGAGGATGTAGGTATCAGAATTCCTGATGAGGCCATGAAACATGATTTGGTTTTGGTTAAAGATACCGATGTTAGTGATCCATCAAAGGTAAATACACAGGAGGTTCCACCACTGACCATTAAAGATGATACTAATCATGAGGTGTATGCAGTACAAGTTAGAAATTTTAAAGGGTTACTAACACATGGACAAGAAAGTTCTGGTGAGAAGGATGATTTGTTAGAAAGTGGTTGCCAGTTAGATACTGAGGTGTTAGCAACTAAATCTGAGGAACTTTTATTTTCCATGGAGAACCACAAAGTATCTAATGTTGAAGGTGATCCAAACAATAATAGTCTTGAGGGAGGAACTTCTAGTGTTGCTTTGGTGTGTTCTTCACCTGAATTGCATAAGGAAACACATGAAACTGAATCCCTGAAAGAAATTGACAATGGTTTTGGAGTTTCGAGGGAGGATCTAATTGCCGAAGATCATGTCTTGTCCTCCACCGGGAATGAATCAAGTCAAACATgtggagaagaaaaaattcATGGGAAGAGTGGTGTTCCTGAAGGTGATATAGATGTTTCTGTCTGTGCAAATGGAAGCACAAAGCTACCTTCTAATTTCAGTAGTGTGGTTGGTGGATCTCTTAGCATTGATAAGGGGGTTGGGAgttcatttttttgtgaagggAGTGCAGGAAATGAGCCGATAatgtcaaaattacaatttgatGCCAATGTTGGAAATGAATCAG CATCAAATGCTATCTTGGAAAATGCTAAGGTGGCATCCAGTGACACAATGTCTGGAGTTCTCTTGCCTTCTGATAATGGTATGACTGCAGATGGAGTAATTGACTGCAGAGAGGTTCAAATGACAGCTTCTGTTGTGGGGTATACTCACTCAGATAAAAAAGAGCCACTTGCAACCAAAATATCTACAGATGCAAGCATATCTATATTGATGGAATCTTCAGAAGTGGAAAATGAGCTAGGTCCTGTTTCTGAAACTGAAAAGGATGCATCTTATGACTCTGCTGGTAAGGTGTCGCAAGAAACAGTTGATGGATCTCTGCCAATGGCAGAAACTTGTAATGCAGAAAGCCAGAGTGAGGCTCAAATGGTAGTTACTGGCGGAGTTAACCAGGAATGCCCTAGGAGGATGGAAGTGCATGCTGTTATACATGATATATCAACAAAAGTgggtgattttgaaaatacgcCCTCAAAAGTTTCAG GTGATGTTTATAAAGTTCATGAAGGTTCCTTATCCTCTGCTCTTTTGCCTGAATCTCAAAATGATTTATGTGCACTAGAAAGTGTAAGCGCTTCTGCTAATGTTGTTAAACATACCGGTTCCCCTAATATCACAAGAACTACTGAGCAATCtcagagagaaaatgaaaatgagcaAGAGAAGGCATCTAAAGAGGAGGGAATCAATGGGCCCACAGATCAGAATGCCCCTGTTTCTGAGGTCATTGACGTGGATGCCAGCAATATTTTGCCTATTTCTGGGGATTCAAAAAGAAACGACACCTTCGAACAGGAACAGAACTTCACTTTCGAGATCAGTTCATTGGCAGATCTGTCTAGAAAAGACACCGCCAAGAATTCACAACCTTTTCCTTTTATTCGTGCTGGCAAAGTGACACCC ATTGTAGAGGGTTCTCCAACTTCTGGCTTAGTCCCAATGGAAGCAAAGATTTCACAAGAGATTTCTCATGGAAGTCCACAAGTATCTGAAGGACAGATTACACGTGGTGGGAAAAGTTCTGGTGAGCGTAAAACAAGGAGACGGTCTGGTAAGGAAATTGGAAAGGAAACTGCTAAAAAAGGAAATCATGTGAAAGAAACAACTCCTGCAAGACAGTCAGAAAGAGGAGACAAATCAACTAACGTGTCCTTGAGTCCATCTGCAATTTTCCAGTTTGTGCAATCCAGTGAAATGCAGCACTATGGGCATGTAGAAGGCAGTAAtacaaaaccaatttttcttcttaCTGCATCGACATCAAATCTGCCAGATTTGAATACTTCAGCTTCACCATCTACAATGTTTCAGCAGCCTTTCACAGATTTGCAGCAAGTGCAATTGCGTGCTCAGATCTTTGTTTATGGAGCTTTAAT TCAAGGAACGGTACCTGAAGAGGCACATATGATATCAGCTTTTGGTGGACCTG ATGGAGGGAAGAGCATTTGGGAGAATGCCTGGCGCGCATGCGCGGAAAAGCTGCATATTCACAAGTCTCAGCCCATCACCCCTGAAACCCCTTTGCAGTTGCGTCCGG GTGTTAGGGCTCTTGAACAAGCAATTAAACAAAATGCATTTCAAAGTAAAGGCATATCCTCCCCTCTTGGTCGAACCAGCAGCAAGGGTATTCCAACAGTTGTAAATTCTATGGTAGCCCTCTCATCACCACTGTGGAGTATTCCTACCCCTTGTGATGCTCTGCAATCTAGTGTCATGCCAAGAGGTTCAATCATGGATTATCAGCAGACACTTTCTCCATTGCATCCTTATCAAACTCCTCCAGTTAGGAACTTTGTTGGACATAACACTTCGTGGATACCTCAGGTCCCATTTCATGGCCCCTGGATGGCTTCACCACAAACTTCTGCACCTGATGCTACCACTCATATTTCTGTGTTACCTAACgcagaaataattaaatcaactCCAATAAGAGAATCATTCATGCCACATACATCTGCAATAAAGCATGTCTCTGCCGGTCCAATGGTGCAGAGTGGGGTCCCTACTAGCGCTCCCTTGCTTGATCCAAAAGAAGTAATAGTGTCACCCAGACAGAATTCTACAGATCCAAAGTctagaagaaggaagaagactCCAGTTTCTGCTGATCCTGGCCAGTTTGTTTTGCAATCTCAATCTCAACCAAAACCAGTTTCTTCTCCTGCTGTTATTAGTCATCTGTCTACCTCTGTTTCCGTTACAACTCCAACATGCTTTGCTTCTAAAGCCACTTCAGAGAAATTCATTATATCTGAGCCTCCTTTGTCATCCACTGATATCCTCAAAAGGGCAGGCCAGGATGTAGAGCGGCCCTTAGAGCAGAGGGCTGCTTTGTCAGAGGAGACACTTCGTAAAGTTAAGGAGGCTAGGTTACAGGCAGAGGATGCTGCTGCTCTCTCTGCTGATGCAGTCAATCACAGCCACAGAATATGGAGTCAGATGGAAAAGCAAAAGACTTCTGGTTTGGTAGCAGACGTTGAAGCTAAATTATCTTCTGCAGCAGTTGCAATAGCTGCAGCTGCTGCTGTTGCTAAGGCAGCGGCTGCAGCTGCCAATGTTGCATCAAATGCTGCATTGCAAGCACAGCTAATGGCAGAAGAAGCACTTGTTTCAAATGGTAATGACGATCCCAGTCAATGTAATGGAGCTTCTCTTCCTGACAGTGTGGATATTTTAGGAAAGGCTACTCCTGCATCCATCCTGACGGGTGAAAATGGTACAAACAGTTCCGGTTCAATCATTACAGTTGCTAAGGAGGCTGTTAGAAAGAGGGCTGACTCTGCTTCGGCTGCTGCAAAAAGAGCTGAAAATATGGATGCGATTGTAAAAGCCGCTGAGCTGGCTGCAGAGGCCATCTCACAGGCTGGGAAGATTGTTGCTATGGGTGATTCTTTCCCGTTAAGTGAGCTGCTAGAAGCTGGTCCAGGGGGCTATTGGAAAGTTTCCAGAGATTCTTCTGAGCTAGTTTTGAAAGCAAGCAACATGAATAGAGAACAATTAAACAGTGATAGTGTTAGAGGGGGTCCAGATACTTCTACAAAGCATTCAAAAGAGGGACGCTTAGATAAGAAAGTAGCTCAGAGTACTACTACACTTGAGAAATCACCAATTACAACAGAGATGCCTAAAGGGTCGATGGAGGATCATATGAGATTGGCAGATGGATTTTCAGGTATTGTCACGGCCAACGAAAAGGATTCAAGAGGGCAAAAGGGCCGAAGAGCTTTTGATTTGGCCAAGACTATTGGTGTGGTTCCTGAATCCGAGATTGGATCAAGACCTTCCATAACAGTTCGGAATGAGTATGAAAAGGCTGCGGAAAATTTTAAACTGAGCTGCATCAAGGAGGGTTCACTTGTAGAG GTTCTTAAATCTACAGATGGATTTAAAGCTGCCTGGTTCACTGCCAATGTATTGAATTTAGATGATGGGAAAGCTTATGTGTCTTACACTGAACTTCAAACAGATAATG GGGAGGGACAGCTAAAGGAATATGTGGCACTTCAAGGTGAAGGAGACAAACCACCAAGAATACGCACTGCCCGTCCTGTTACTGCACTGCGATATGAAGGAACAAGGAAGAGACGTAGAGCAGCCATGGGAGATTATAATTGGTCTGTTGGAGATCGAGTCGATGCATTGATTGAAGATAG CTGGCGGGAAGGGGTTGTCActgaaaagaacaagaaagatGAGACAACATTAACTGTCCATTTTCCAG CTCATGGAGAAACATCAGTTGTGAGAGCCTGGCATCTTCGGCCTTCTCTCATTTGGAAAGATGGGGAATGGGTCGAGTGGTCCAATTTGCGAGAGAATGTCTGCACTTCCCGTGAG GGTGATACACCGAAGGAAAAGCGACTCAAGTTGGGCAGTCCAGTGACAGAGGCCAAAGGGAAGGATAAGGTGTTCAAGAGTAGGGATGTTGTTGAATCAGGAAAACTGGAAGCGTCAAGATTACTGGATTTATCAGCGACCGATAAGATATTTAACATTGGTAAGAACAGCAGAAATGAGAATAAGCCAGATGCTATCAGGACTTTACGGAGTGGTTTGCAGAAGGAAAGATCCAGAGTTATTTTTGGGGTTCCTAAGCctggaaagaagagaaaattcaTGGAAGTAAGCAAACATTATGTTGCAGATCAGAGCAATAAGATTACTGAAGCAAATGATTCAGTTAAATTTCAGAAATATACAATGCCTCGAGGATCAGGATCCCGTGGATGGAAAAATAGTTCAAAAAATgatttgaaggaaaaacaacGAGCTGAAACCAAGTCCAGAGCTCTTAAGTCCGGAAAAGCACAAAGTCTCTCTGGGAGAATTATTCCAGCAAAGGACAACCTTTTGAGCGCAGTTTCTGCTCCTGACGATGCCACCCTAGCAGATCTTTCAGCAAAAGATAAGGATTCTGCAAGTCATGCTGAGAACGCATCTGGAAAGAATAACAAGTTGGAAATTGGATCACTTTCTAGCGCTGAGGGAACTACAGAGGGCCcacttctattttcttctctggctCCCTCATCAGATGGATCCTCCAGGAAAGTTTCCACATCAAACGCCAAATCTGTAAGGGTGAATAAAGGAAAAATTGCCCCTGCCGGTGGAAAGTTGGCTAGAATTGAAGAGGACAAAATTTTTAATGGTAACCCTGCAAAATCAGCCTCTGAAGTTGTTGAGCCTCGTAGATCTAATCGCAGAATTCAACCGACATCAAGA